The Kangiella marina genome window below encodes:
- the arfB gene encoding alternative ribosome rescue aminoacyl-tRNA hydrolase ArfB, which yields MALFISKSISLGDYEIDLQAIRAQGAGGQNVNKVASAIHLRFDITHSSLPKEVKQRLLNSNDSRITTEGVLVIKAQSHRTQDRNRDDALKRLRQAIQRCLKAPKKRIPTKPSKAAKRRRLENKKQNAQKKSLRGKVDY from the coding sequence ATGGCCTTATTTATCAGTAAAAGCATATCACTCGGTGATTATGAGATTGACTTACAGGCCATCCGTGCTCAAGGTGCGGGTGGTCAGAATGTCAACAAGGTCGCTTCGGCGATTCACTTGCGCTTTGATATTACTCATTCTTCCTTGCCTAAGGAAGTGAAGCAGCGGTTGCTTAACAGTAACGACTCTCGCATCACTACTGAGGGCGTATTAGTCATAAAAGCACAAAGCCATCGTACTCAAGACCGAAACCGAGATGATGCTCTAAAACGTCTTCGCCAAGCTATTCAGCGCTGCCTCAAAGCACCCAAAAAACGCATTCCAACGAAACCTTCCAAAGCGGCGAAGCGCAGACGCCTTGAAAATAAAAAGCAAAATGCGCAGAAAAAATCGCTAAGAGGCAAAGTCGATTATTGA
- a CDS encoding rhodanese-related sulfurtransferase yields the protein MSTPASNAASTPVVVCALYKFVTLENFEEIRQPLLDVMLDNEVKGTLLLAHEGINGTVAGSREGVNNLLAWLKSDERLAELDHKESFDETMPFYRTKVKLKKEIVTMGVEGIDPKEVVGTYVKPKDWNALISDPEVLLIDTRNDYEVGIGTFKGAVNPKTETFREFPEYVKQNLDPEKHKKVAMFCTGGIRCEKSTAYLKEQGFDNVFHLEGGILKYLEEVEKDETLWEGECFVFDNRVAVDHDLQKGQYDQCHACRMPITDDEMHHEKYEKGVSCPHCYDKQTPEQRQRYIERERQVQLAKARGEKHIGSEVLTSIAMRRQWKKQAKQQQSAKTQMTDK from the coding sequence CTCTATAAATTTGTCACACTCGAAAATTTCGAAGAAATCCGTCAACCTCTGCTTGATGTCATGCTTGATAACGAGGTTAAAGGTACTTTGTTGCTTGCCCATGAGGGGATCAATGGAACAGTAGCTGGTTCACGTGAAGGTGTTAATAACCTTCTTGCTTGGCTAAAAAGTGATGAGCGTCTTGCCGAGCTGGATCATAAAGAGTCTTTCGACGAAACCATGCCTTTTTATCGCACTAAAGTGAAATTGAAAAAGGAAATCGTCACCATGGGCGTTGAGGGTATTGATCCGAAAGAAGTGGTTGGTACTTACGTTAAGCCTAAGGATTGGAATGCACTTATTTCAGATCCTGAGGTTCTGCTAATCGATACTCGTAATGATTATGAAGTGGGTATTGGAACCTTCAAGGGTGCAGTTAACCCTAAAACCGAAACCTTCCGTGAATTTCCTGAATACGTTAAGCAAAACCTGGACCCTGAGAAACACAAAAAAGTTGCCATGTTTTGTACAGGCGGTATTCGTTGTGAAAAATCGACGGCTTATTTAAAAGAGCAGGGTTTTGATAATGTCTTTCACTTAGAAGGCGGTATTCTGAAATATTTAGAAGAGGTCGAGAAAGACGAGACGCTATGGGAAGGTGAGTGTTTTGTGTTTGATAATCGTGTAGCGGTTGATCATGACTTACAGAAAGGTCAATACGATCAGTGCCATGCTTGTCGAATGCCAATCACCGACGATGAAATGCATCACGAAAAATATGAAAAAGGGGTTAGCTGCCCTCACTGTTACGATAAGCAAACGCCAGAGCAACGTCAGCGTTATATTGAGCGTGAGCGTCAGGTGCAACTTGCGAAAGCGCGTGGTGAAAAGCACATCGGCTCTGAAGTGCTGACATCAATTGCTATGCGTCGTCAGTGGAAAAAGCAAGCCAAACAACAGCAGTCAGCAAAAACCCAAATGACGGATAAGTAA
- a CDS encoding PspC domain-containing protein produces the protein MAELKRSRDRVIAGVCGGLAKWLGWDTSLTRIIYALLTVCTAFAGVIIYIVLWIVMPDE, from the coding sequence ATGGCTGAATTAAAGCGTTCGCGAGATAGAGTTATCGCAGGTGTCTGTGGTGGTTTAGCGAAGTGGCTAGGCTGGGATACATCATTAACTCGAATTATCTATGCTTTATTAACCGTGTGTACCGCCTTCGCTGGTGTTATCATTTACATTGTTTTATGGATAGTGATGCCTGACGAGTAA